A segment of the Terribacillus aidingensis genome:
GAAGCCGGCGTGACCGAAGGTGTGGATTATGTGTTCGGTTTGCATCTTTCCTCTCTTACGCCATTAGGTCAGCTGACAATTACACCGGGAGCGGCTACGTCCAATTCAGACATGTTCCATGCCACGATCAAAGGGAAAGGAGGACACTCTTCTCAGCCGGAGAACACAATTGATCCAGTCGTTACAAGTGCTCAGATCATCACCAGCCTGCAGACGGTCGTTTCCCGCATCACGAGCCCTAAGGATGAATTGGTTGTGTCTGTCACGACATTACAAGCCGGAGACGCTGTCAATGTCATTCCGGAACAAGTGAAAATCGGGGCTTCCGTTCGCTCCTTTAGTCAGGACGTCCGTAAACGGGCAGTCGAGGCGATTGAACAAATTATCAAGGGTGTATCCGAAGCGAATGGCTGCCAGTATGAATTTAATTATACGTACGGCTACGATTCAGTCGTCAATGATGCGGATGCAACTGCTATTACGTTTGAAGCAATCCGACGCAAGCTGGGCGAAGGGGTAGCAGTCGAAGGAGAAGCAATTATGGGAGGCGAGGATTTTTCAGCTTTCTCAAACGTTGTTCCTGGCTGCTTCGTATTCGTAGGCGCTTGTTCTCCGGATAACCAGACACCAGCTCCCCATCACCATCCGAAATTCCTTATTGACGAAGCGGCATTGGCGGATGGGGCGAATATGTTCCTTGCTATTGCTGAAGACTTGTTGCTGGAATAAGAAAACTGTAACAGCGAAACTGGTGACTTTGGCTATCATCGTCGCTGCAGGAGACGTATTTTAAATTATTTCCCGGGCAAAGACTCCATTCGGAATTACATGAAAGGACTAGAGTTATGCTGACCGAGTTGTGCTACTTAGGTTACTTAATAAGTAACCATTAGTGTCAGCATCAAGGTGAAGGCAATG
Coding sequences within it:
- a CDS encoding amidohydrolase translates to MLTKQTEIELSNEQVEEIVSWRRYLHQHPELSFQEYKTSAFLYETLSTFPNLEVTRPTETSVLAVLKGAHPGKTIGFRADMDALPIQEETGLPYASKNDGVMHACGHDGHTAILLGVAKALSAKQDKIHGEIRFFFQHAEELLPGGAREMVEAGVTEGVDYVFGLHLSSLTPLGQLTITPGAATSNSDMFHATIKGKGGHSSQPENTIDPVVTSAQIITSLQTVVSRITSPKDELVVSVTTLQAGDAVNVIPEQVKIGASVRSFSQDVRKRAVEAIEQIIKGVSEANGCQYEFNYTYGYDSVVNDADATAITFEAIRRKLGEGVAVEGEAIMGGEDFSAFSNVVPGCFVFVGACSPDNQTPAPHHHPKFLIDEAALADGANMFLAIAEDLLLE